The Cydia pomonella isolate Wapato2018A chromosome 9, ilCydPomo1, whole genome shotgun sequence sequence CTTCTCGGTGTCAATCTGTAACCGACTTGATTCACCAACTTTCTCTGGCAATCCGTCAGTTTGTCGCGAATAACATCTAGGTAACCATTCGCGGTAATCTCACCAGCGGGCTCTTCCATCAGAAGCATGCAAAGCCTTTGTGCTTGCTCCAAGTAGATTAATGCTTGACGAATATCGCCGAATGTTTCGCTGGAGCGAGCCATTGCAATGAAGTGAGGAATGAAAAACTCAAACACCAGACGTCTTCGCTCTGACTCCATTTTCTTCGGCAAAATTCTCTGCAAaggaaataaacaaaatttatgtaaaaatatgcgATTATAACGCAAATTACCTACTACTTAGTAGAAAATAAAGTCCATGAGATGTTAAAGAGTAGGTAATTTTGGGGAATACATtctcctatttttaattttgatcatCCACGGTAAACGCTATTAATGACGAGTGTTTTTACAGCTCACGGACCATACTTAAGGCCTGTGCACACCTGATTCTTgcgtatgtatgtacctatacgtgcgcgttgtaatatacgAACGGATCCTTATGAAAGACGACACACCTCTTAATATGCACACGCAgcctatatgtatataatataccgtgtttttttccgttaatttcaagggaaAAAAATCCCTCAGCTgacatccctgagcttaaattaagaactttctcaaagacaccggtattctgattaactccatttcggagataatccatctatgtatttaagtatttataaatatttatatattatatatgtcgttgtctaagtactctcaacataagccttattgagcttactgtgggacttagtcaatttgtgtaataatgtcctataatatttatttattttatttatttatccataatatttttttatagatgtTCGAAATGTCATTAATATATCAcagtttcaattgtttggttgagtttaaatgtaattttcgTGTTGCAACAGCGCTCTaagcaacatttaattacttcttattaaaataaaacattattattttgaaaattaactatgccatttagtttccttaaatgtacttaccgataccccgaggTTAaccaaattcaataaaaacacggtgtatatatgtagatacttacatttttatcaatttgaATTTCGTGCTTTTCACTTTTTCCGTCCGTCTTATGTTTCTTGCCATACATTTGTCCTTTACGTTTTGTGTCTTGTATTTGTCGATGCCTTTCTTTATTCCACAGATAGTTTTTGTCGTACTTTTTTCCCATGCCCCTATTGTCCCATTCGTCTTCAGTATCCGTGCTGGTTTTGCGATTTGAAAGAGGCACATTGAGGTTTGGATTCAGAATTCGCAAAGGATTTCTACATGTCAAGATTTCATAGAGTTTAAGGCAATTGAATTTTGGGTAAAACTCTTTTTTAgtgtatttaactttttctaGAGCGTAAAGCATGTGCATCACCGGAGACTCTTTAATATCAAATAATTGTCGTTGTATTTCACGTAATAGAGGATTGGGTATACTTTTAAAGTCGTTGCAATTATCAATAAAGTAATTTGGGAATCTTCCTTGTGTGAAATTGCTGTAAAAAGTGTCTATGAACAATTTAAAGGTTTCACCTAGGCGGTCTTCCGGCCACCTTGCACAATTGTCTTCGCATTGCCAGAATAAGTGATTTTTCAAATGATTTGCGTCTATGCCTATTTTAGAGGTTTGATTTTCCATAAAAGTCTTATGCAACACTAGTGCAAACAAATAACATCTTAGGTGGGCATGCGCTAAACAGCTCTCTAGGTAACGTTCGGCGGCAGGAAATGTAACTCGCCACTGCAACTTCTGATCAGGGTTCAATCCTCGTTTTGGCCTGAATCCAATGGGTACAAGCAAGCATCCAAAATTAATAGctttattgacaatattttttgacgGCCATTGATATGCAAAATTGGTTCGAGGATTTGTGACTATTCTCCTTTCACGTATAATCCATCTATTAGCTGCATTTGGCCACGAAGTAAAAAGAGCGGGAAATACTTCATATGTCATTTTAACGCCATTTTTTATCATGTCACAGTATATACTAGCTCCTTGCGTCATAGCATTGTTCACAGAGTCAGGAGTCAGTCCTAGGCTTGATCCcaattttatcataaaattgTCAACAAAGTTCGCCATAAAGCATGTAGATGTTAAGTAATGATGGGTTTCGAATAGATTTTTACATGGCGACAATTTTGATTCTGCATCATCGATTTCTTCATCCTCGTCTTCACTCCAGTCTTCAAAGGAGCGGATTTGAACTGATGTCCAGCATTCATCTGGTACTACTCCCGAGCTAAGAGCGTAGTTAGATTGACTGGTTATCTCTACTTTTTTCGGTGTTGTAGATTCTTTGATCGTAGAATATCCATAGTCAGAATCATTTTCATATTCTTGTCTACTGCTAGATGTGGACCGGTAGCCCGACGTCTCTGTGTCTTCAGCAATTGTACTGTCAAGACGTATCGGATTTCCCATGATTTTAATATCCTTGACAGGTCCGCTCAGCCTTCGAGATGTCTTTAGAATTGATTTCCTACCTTTAATTTCGTTTGTCTCTTTATCTTTATGCTCTactttaaaagtattttctgtttcaATCTCTTCAAGCAGAGACGAAGTTGTTCGTTTTATAGCTttcatatttgaaatatttccaGGTAAAGTTATCGGTTTTATTGGTCCACTGCGTCTCCTTCCTGTATCATTTACAATATGTTGATTTATTTTAGCGTTGGGTATAATAAAAGTACTTGCATTCTTGGACTCAAtcttatttttaagattttggaGTAACTCTTCTCCTTTACCTACTGACGGAATGTCGTCTGATCCATTCGACTCTTTTTCTGAATCAGTATATAGACTGTCATCTGAATTCATAAACGAGTCTCTGCGTTCTTCTTCTTGTGCTTCTTTTGATAGACAGCTTTCTAATACTTCAAGTTTCTTCAACTTTACATATCCTGtaaaaaaagaataactttAGTTGTTTCATGAGATTTAGATGTGTATGAATGAAGCTTAAATTTCAGGACATATAACCAACCTACCTGGCTCCCTGCAATCCTCTACACGTAGTTTATAGAAAGGTGCATCAAGGACAGCGCTGTAGTCAGACGTATCGCCAGGCTCCCTGGCCTCGATATTGTCGTATATGACATATAGTCTGGGAGCCAACAGCGGCTCGCGGTGTCCGCGTTGCCTGCGGTAATATACATGTTCTTGAACGCACTCCTGTAGCCTATCCGCGAAGAATACGTGCTTGTGGTGCCGCACCATCGCCTCGTCGATGCCGTGCTCGCGTTCGCTCATTGGATTGTTCTTGATTTGACACATCTCTCTGAAACCAATGACATCACCAACATTTATAACATGATAATTTGAAAATATTCTACAAAAAAAGTATATGTAAGTCAGCGATAGCATAACGTTAACGATTAATTCTTATCTAATGAAATCACGGCTAATGACATCAGTGATAAGCTAATAAACAAGTTCTGTCGTTATCAATGTGATTTGTACCATTATTTCTTTTATCACTTCCGTCCATTGACAATATCTTTCGGTACGATCTTTTAAATCTTCAGAGCAAAATATGTCCATTATAAAAGCAGCATTATCTAGCTGGGGCATTATAGCCATACTTAgctgtatttaaaatttcaattgcaCTATTTAATACATTATCTTATCATGTTAGTCATGCATTTTAACTCTAATATGCCTCTTGGTGAAGCACGCAgcaaaatttcttttttttaatacaaatggAATTATCGATTGTTGAGAGTGagacttaaaattaaaaaaaaaattaaaaattaaaattatttatttctatacagaACACAGAAAAACATAATTGGTGTACTGGCGGACcccaaactaggctgagcctgtatctCGGGACCCTTGAGTGCAATACATTGGCAATAAGTATAAAGACGTTACAAATAGGTACAGACGTTACAAATCAGAAAGAGaagattaaaaaactaaaatataacaacacactaaaatacattacaaaacgGTGGAAACTACTATAcaaatatgtgtgtgtgtgtgtgtgtgtgtgtgtgtgtgtgtgtgtgtgtgtgtgtttgtgtgtgtgcgtgtgcgtgtgcgcgtgCGTTAACTCGTTAACTTGGTACAAGAAGAGCCTCCGTTTCGTGATATGTTAACGACACAAGCCACATTTTTACAGTTGCCGTGTACCTTACAAACATTGTTAAATACACGTAGGTGCATAAAATGTGGCGACCGCTTTGCAAGGGCTGATCTATATTTTGGAGTGGGGACTCGAAATTTCCGTTTGGTCAGCAGCTGTGTAATGTTAGGCAATTTGCCAATAATTACATGAGCTTGAGCTACTGCTTTAGACACATATAACCGTCTCACGCTTAGGAGTTTCGAGTCCCGGTAAAGGGAATTCGTTGGGTAAAAAAGAGGTTTGCGCAGCATGACCTTGATGACAGCACGCTGAGCCCTCTCCAGCGTTATAAGTGTGGTTTTTGCGGCACTGCCCCAGACTGCGATGCCATACTGGATTATTGATTGGCAGAGGGCATAGTAGACAAGCCGTAGCACTTGCTCTGAGGTGCAACAGCGAagctttttttatgatatatataCATTTCCTTACTCTTCCACTTAGTGCTGAAATGTGgtgtttaaatgaaatattgcCGTCAATCAATAAACCCAGATATTTTACCTTTTCAGCTCTAACTATAACGTTACACTTGCAAGGAGACACCCCATTCACCGACTTCCGACAGTTATCGATATGCAGAGGTAGGCTTCTGCCCGAGATATTCATGGGTACTGTCTTATTAGTTTTAGTAAACGTGAGAAAATATGATTTGGCTACATTAAgagttaataaattattattgagcCACGACATAATATCTCTCAGCCCGTCCTCCGCTAGATCAAAGACATTATCCCATGTCTTCCCATGGAACAACACCACGGTATCGTCTGCGTAACAAATTGTATCAGCTCTATCTAGATTTATGTTCATAATGTCGTTTACGTAAATAAGAAAGAGCGAAGGGCCCAGAATACTGCCCAGCGGGACTCCAAAAGAGACTGGTAGTTGATCGCTGTAGTGCTCTCCAATCTTAACAACTTGACGCCTATCAGTCAGATAACTACGGAACCATTCGTGAGAAATCCCCCGTATACCCGAGGCGTACAGCTTCCTTAATAGGATATCTGTTGAGACAGTGTCGAAAGCTTTACACAGGTCCAAAAATACCCCAATACACTTATTATCACTTTCTAGGAAACaggatattttatttgttaaatgtaTAGCTGCAGCTTCTGTTGACATTCCTTTCCTAAAGCCAAACTGGTTATCTGAGTGGATTTTGTGTTTATCAAGGAAAGCTGTTAGGcgattatttactattttttctagtattttagAAAAAACGCTAAGTAAGGATATAGGACGGAAGTTGTTGGGGTCATTTTTAGGTCCCGTTTTGTGAATGGGAGACACTTGCGCCAATTTCCAACGATCAGGAAAACACCCGGTTGCCAAGCTTAGGTTGCAGATGTGGGTTAGTGGTTCAATAATAAGGCTTCGGATTTCCTTGACGAAGAGAGGTTTGACAGAATCAGGGCCCGGAGCACCATCAGAtttgaaagaagaaataatTTTGTCGATTTCGTAAACGTCGGTTGGGTGGAAGAAAAAGGAGTCGGCAGTTGAGCTTTTTGATGTAGTTTTGGCTGCTAGGGAAGATTCATCCTCCCCTAGTTTGTTAAGAATATCGACAGCTAGCTTATGCCCCACCGTCACGAAATGTTGGTTGCAGATGTTTAGTGATTCTTTAGGCGAACTACGGAGTGCAGTGAGTTCACTGACAGAAGTGTTGGTGTGTTGAGTATGACAgacattttttattgtttgccACAGTTTCTTTGGATTGTCCCTAGCTTCAGTCAATTGCTTACTTTGATATTCGTTTTTCAGATTATACAGGAGATTGTTAAAAAAGTTTCTGTAACGCGTATAGATAGTCTGAAGACTCATATCGTTTGGCGCAGCTCGTGCTCTACTATGCAGCATATCCCTATGCTTCATGCATCTTATAAGACCAGGAGTGATCCAAGGTTTCAAATTAAGTTTGGAGCGGCTAATTTTTACTCGActagtgtttttatttatagctgagGCTAGGATTTCGTCAAAGATAGAGACCGCCTGGTTCACATTTACAGAATTTAAAACCTTCGACCAATCCGCTGATCGTAACTCTGATGCTGCCCCTTCAAAATCGGTTTTAGTGGTCCATCGTAGTCGATGGGGAGTTCTGTTCGAAACAGTGATTGAAGCTAGGACGATGTCATGATCCGTAATTGGACATTGGCAAACCGCACCAAGGGCACGAGAGTTAGATTTTAGAAATATATGGTCAAGACATGATTCAAGTCGTGTTGGAATAGAGATTGCTGGGAGAAACCCATGCATTGCCATGAGGTGCAAATAGTCAGATGACTGATTATTTAGTGagtccataatatcaatatttatgtcCCCAGCCACTATCACGTTACTGAAACCATTGTTTGTGTTTCACttatttatataggtaggtatgtgcAACTTGTTTCGATTgtttgaattccgttaacttcggggtatcggtaagtacgtttaaggaaactaaatggcatagttaattttcaaaaattgttattttttaatttattttatttttataaaaagtaattaaatgttacatatagcgttgttataacacgaaaattacatttaaactcaaccaaacaattgaaaactgtgatatatcaatgacatttcgaacatcgatcgtccgagatagtacttacgtttagtagcaaatgtatgaactcgtactaaacactaatcaataactatgtaaacaggccctaaggcaagtgtacacgctcgtaaggatcttataagataaaaattaattattgattatctccgaaatggagttaattagaataccggtggcTTTGaggaagttacttaatttaagctcagggatgcacccttcaGGAGGGCGGCGGTGGCCACCGAGCTTACAGTGCAGCGCATAGGACTCCTGGGGCTTCGGGTCGCCCTGCCGAAGACTGAGGCCATGGTCCTCGGGCGAACAAGGGGGTGGGGGCAGCTGCCGGAGGGCACCGCAGTGAGGGTTGGGGGTGAATCTGTCCAGGTCAACGCCCACATCAAGTACTTGGGCCTTGTCCTGGACagaaagtggaattttgaggaGCACTTTGCGAGGCTGGCTCCTCGTCTCGTGGGTGCTGCCTCGGCTCTGGGCCGCCTGTTGCCTAATCTGGCGGGACCGAATGCCCCATGTAGGCGGCTCTATGCGGGGGTAGTCCGGAGCATGGCGCTCTACGGAGCACCAATTTGGGCCGGACGGCTGACGAGACGCGCGAAGGCACTGCTCCGTCGGCCGCAGAGGTACGTGGCCCAGAGGAtggtgagggcctaccgcaccACCTCTCACGCAGCGACATGCCTCCTTGCCGGCACCCCGACGTGGGAACTAGACGCAGGGGTGCTGGCTGAAAGATACTGGGCGAGGGTGGAGGCCAGGAGGCGCGGGGAGCCCACAGATGCGGAGGAGGCAGAGAGATTGGCCCGAGCAGCCGCGGAGCGCCTGAAGCAAAGGTGGAGGGATGCCTTGGAGGATAGCCATTATGGAACCCGAACCATAGGGGCTATCCTCCCAGTAATGGACGAGTGGTTGGGCAGAAGAAAGGGGGCCCTTACATTTAGGGTAACGCAGGTGGTGTCCGGACACGGTTGTTTCGGGCACTACCTGCACAAAATACAGAGGGAGCCGGGGCCCCAGTGCCATGAATGTGGTGCGATGGacgacacggcccagcacactctAGAGGAGTGCAACCGCTGGGCCGTGGAAAGAGCGGCCCTTAGGGCGGCGACGGGGGTTGTAGACCTCTCGCTACACAGCATAATAGCGGCGATGCTGGGTAGCGAGAGGAATTGGGAAGCggtggcctccttctgcgaagAAGTCATGTCGCAGAAGGAGAAGGCGGAGAGGGAGCGAGAAACGTCTGCTGACGCGATTCCTCTCCGTCGCAGGCGGCAGGGCCAAAGGCAGAGAGCGCATGCTCGCCTCGAGCCTTAGGGCCAGCGGGCACTGGACCCGCATTGCACAGACGTCGTCGGGGGGCGGGGGATCACgcgtttctgatcccccccTCCATTGTGAGGGTGCCCTGGCGTTAAGCTGGGGCTGCCGGAGGGTGCCGTGGTGAATGtcatcatcgatcccagtgcgccctcattaacggcaaagagggtgaaacgccggagtgggtttagtgggtagggctaaattctccccccctcttccctggagaggggaaaggagtggcgagtcccacacaccgtgcgtaaatgcattcccactccgtcaacaaaaaaaaaaaaaaaaaaaaaaaaagggatgcacccttgaaattaacggaaatcaaaaaaaacacggtgtacaaATAATAAGTATACTTATATGTAAGTTAAGTAGGCCTCATGAGGAAAGTGAGAAAGGTAATTCCCTATTATCAACTGCGTAATATGGCCTGTAAAGCATTACGATTAGTCATTTTTATCCACTTATCGTGGATTAGATACTCGTAAATCCAAACAAAGATAATCCGCGGAATGTTTAACTTGTTTTATTTGGAGTCCAATAAGATAATAGTATAATAACATCTTAATTTGTAATCTTATAGACACCTACtctaaatatgtaagtatgtaaatatCTATGTAAGTAACTTTTGTATGTAAGAATTTgaaaaacaaatgtaaaaaaatgtataaaattacgGGGAAATTTCTATTCAATAAACTTGTCATACATATTATATCGCAAGGAAATCACAACACAAATCATCATGTTATATTTATAcgtataatgtatttttaaattataattggaAAGTGGCATTcagattataaaaatataatctcagttcatgtttttttaagtactcatattttcttgtaaaaacaaattcaatataaatattactgcCACAATAGATACATCGGATCAGAAGGATTCATTTCAACCAACTAGCCTAGCCTATTGGGTAGTAGGTAAGATAGCcctaattgggtacttgacacatgttgaatattataactaaatttagctaaatggatagaaaatgagccatctattatttaaaaaaaagtggaatataaaaagacatattgagattataaaaaatacaaggttccaaagtctcaaaatattttttttactttcaaaaagaaaaactGGAAAttgtaccattcgattccttaaattttaatgaaaaataaattgtatgactaCTATATACTTCTTACTTGGcaggcgcgatgacccaaaatgagtcttggcctccaacataagagcacgccacttttctcggtccaaAGCGAACTCACGCCAGTTTtcgctgacgccgagctcacggaggtctgcctccactctatccgcctaacgatatttaggatgaccaacaggacggcgtccagttggtcgacctAAGTAAGCCCTCTTGACTGCCCGATCGTCACCCATCCTTTCGAAatggccaagccagcggagacgatGTGCTTTGGTCTCACCTATTATATTCGGTTCGGCTATTAGTCTATTTCGGCATTCTTTCGAATCCTCCAACTGCCATCGTCTCTTTTGAcaggtcccagaatcttcctTAACACCTTCCTTAACATCTTCCTTCTCCTCCTTGAATGTTAGTGTCCATGCCTCCCACCCAAACATCAGGATGAGGCGGATCACGATCTTATAGATCCGTACTTTAGTGCGTCTACTAAGAAGCGTGGACACCAACACCTTATGGAGCGGAGCGCTGCAGTGTAAGGTGTTTTGAGTTCGGATGTTGATTTCGTCCTCCCTTGTATGTGTGTCAGTGACAGTGCACCCAAGGTATTGGACACTCCCTTGTAAGCGCTTTCACCCACAAGTTGTGGGTGACaactatacaggatgattcaggagacgtgagcaggatcaagcctgcatattcggtaaattatcagcaactgttttgtaccagtatttgtgagcttaacgttaatttaatttttactgtaaaaaaaaaagaattttattttatttacgatatttatggtcaccctctttgttttatccaaaataagtgacaaattgaatgtcatcggagtctggttacttttataaaatcgtatcgcactcaagtgtgacattttattttcttcataatcaaa is a genomic window containing:
- the LOC133521353 gene encoding uncharacterized protein LOC133521353, yielding MGNSKSIKKSQKEPDKFFEREKWREQKREERRKKNANPGNRRFATKEGPVPTTMQLASAPRASTGHAPGPAPAHVRSYDDEALDHMRYQLQNDSEAFLLNNILLSVQFFENFEREMCQIKNNPMSEREHGIDEAMVRHHKHVFFADRLQECVQEHVYYRRQRGHREPLLAPRLYVIYDNIEAREPGDTSDYSAVLDAPFYKLRVEDCREPGYVKLKKLEVLESCLSKEAQEEERRDSFMNSDDSLYTDSEKESNGSDDIPSVGKGEELLQNLKNKIESKNASTFIIPNAKINQHIVNDTGRRRSGPIKPITLPGNISNMKAIKRTTSSLLEEIETENTFKVEHKDKETNEIKGRKSILKTSRRLSGPVKDIKIMGNPIRLDSTIAEDTETSGYRSTSSSRQEYENDSDYGYSTIKESTTPKKVEITSQSNYALSSGVVPDECWTSVQIRSFEDWSEDEDEEIDDAESKLSPCKNLFETHHYLTSTCFMANFVDNFMIKLGSSLGLTPDSVNNAMTQGASIYCDMIKNGVKMTYEVFPALFTSWPNAANRWIIRERRIVTNPRTNFAYQWPSKNIVNKAINFGCLLVPIGFRPKRGLNPDQKLQWRVTFPAAERYLESCLAHAHLRCYLFALVLHKTFMENQTSKIGIDANHLKNHLFWQCEDNCARWPEDRLGETFKLFIDTFYSNFTQGRFPNYFIDNCNDFKSIPNPLLREIQRQLFDIKESPVMHMLYALEKVKYTKKEFYPKFNCLKLYEILTCRNPLRILNPNLNVPLSNRKTSTDTEDEWDNRGMGKKYDKNYLWNKERHRQIQDTKRKGQMYGKKHKTDGKSEKHEIQIDKNRILPKKMESERRRLVFEFFIPHFIAMARSSETFGDIRQALIYLEQAQRLCMLLMEEPAGEITANGYLDVIRDKLTDCQRKLVNQVGYRLTPRSEKQVNRKANSHVHPIRKPRHRFEHIINQDSPTDSAGIPAFTFADIEYSGKSSALNLTETYDADESKL